The Mytilus trossulus isolate FHL-02 chromosome 3, PNRI_Mtr1.1.1.hap1, whole genome shotgun sequence genome contains a region encoding:
- the LOC134711770 gene encoding CCA tRNA nucleotidyltransferase 1, mitochondrial-like, which translates to MTPSVNLTTVYVLRTIKLLSVRNLTRISKKFYYRGGNLKTMKLESPAFQSILTSELNTLVNIFDKYDHELRIAGGAVRDLVLDMVPHDIDFATTATPTQMKEMFDIEKIRMINDSGEKHGTITARINDKENFEVTTLRIDVVTDGRRAEVEFTRDWQLDANRRDLTINAMFLGFDGTIYDYFNGVEDLKNRRVKFVGDPVSRIQEDYLRILRYFRFYGRISEKANDHEEMTLNAIKENASGMKIISGERIWMELKKILCGNHARDILPTMLQLDLAPYMGLPDKADIEEYRTVCCSTEGLDPQPMTRLVALLANDDEVHLLHKRIKLSRDELQLGSFIVNHRKDSFDNDPMKYCQFLFTDSPGEMKKLTERICELLKYRGEKDLMDQFMKWESPKFPVNGYDLVDKQIPKGPIFQGTLHELKQIWKFSMFTKTKEELLENLDEIVEKVTEKVPSKKRK; encoded by the exons ATGACACCAAGTGTAAATTTAACTACTGTATATGTTCTTAGaacaattaaacttttatcaGTGCGTAATTTGACTAGAATAagtaaaaagttttattatCGGGGTGGAAATCTAAAGACAATGAAGTTAGAATCCCCAGCATTCCAGTCTATATTAACCTCAGAGCTTAATACTCTGGtcaatatatttgataaatatgaccATGAATTAAGGATAGCAGGAGGAGCAGTCCGAGACTTAGTATTGGACATGGTTCCACATGACATTGATTTTGCTACAACTGCCACACCTACACAGATGAAAGAGATGTTTGATATAGAAAAGATTCGAATGATCAACGATTCTGGAGAAAAGCATGGTACAATCACAGCTAGAATAAATGATAAG gaaaactTTGAAGTGACAACTTTAAGAATTGATGTGGTTACAGATGGTCGCCGTGCCGAGGTTGAGTTTACCAGGGACTGGCAGTTAGATGCTAATAGAAGGGACTTGACTATCAATGCTATGTTTTTAG GTTTTGATGGAacaatatatgattattttaatgGAGTAGAGGACCTAAAAAACAGGAGAGTTAAATTTGTAGGTGATCCTGTATCCAGGATACAAGAAGATTATTTACGGATTTTAAGATATTTCAG ATTTTATGGAAGAATATCAGAAAAAGCTAATGACCATGAAGAAATGACACTAAATGCTATTAAAGAGAATGCTAGTGGTATGAAAA TAATATCTGGTGAGAGAATATGGATGGAACTGAAGAAGATATTATGTGGCAATCATGCAAGAGACATTTTACCCACAATGCTTCAGTTAGACCTTGCACCTTACATGG GTTTACCAGATAAAGCCGATATAGAAGAGTATAGAACTGTATGTTGTTCAACAGAGGGATTAGACCCACAACCAATGACCAGGCTGGTGGCATTATTAGCAAATGATGATGAG gTGCATTTGTTACACAAAAGAATTAAACTATCAAGAGATGAGTTACAGCTAGGATCGTTTATAGTTAATCATAGAAAAGACTCCTTCGACAATGATCCAATGAAATATTGCCAATTCTTGTTTACTGACAGTCCTGGCGAAATGAAAAAATTAACAGAAAGAATTTGTGAACTTTTGAAATACAGAGGTGAAAAAGACCTCATGGACCAGTTTATGAAATGGGAATCTCCAAAATTTCCTGTTAATGGATATGATTTAGTAGATAAACAAATCCCGAAAGGACCAATATTTCAAGGAACATTAcatgaattaaaacaaatatggaaatttagtatgtttacaaaaacaaaagaggaGCTATTGGAAAATCTTGATGAGATTGTTGAAAAAGTGACTGAAAAAGTTCCAtctaaaaagagaaaataa